A genomic segment from Halanaerobiales bacterium encodes:
- a CDS encoding amidohydrolase, translating into MKLFINANLISSAFAEQKLSSFVVNNKGKIVEKGKKSKLKEKYPKAKIKDLEEKTVIPGLNDSHLHLFQYGLAKSKIDLSETTSIKEIQEKVKNYIANNELKENEWIEGKGWNDENFDNPAFPTSDDLDEISEEHPIILKRTCFHVAAVNSKALQFCNIDKNTPDPEGGELGKDNKGKPNGLLYDEAIELIENMIPQKEVDEIKKILKESFNDALKTGLTSLQVDDFFNIENPEKVLEAYLELRENNEIPLRINLQMRIPSKKKMDEFEKRGLITGYGDDYFKIGPVKFVLDGSLGARTAALKEPYNDKKSTKGKKLYKQDKFNEICKYAADKDFQIAVHAIGDKAIEMALTGFDYAYENDQIATNNRPIIVHAQISNNNLNNEMKNKGIIASIQPIFLKSDWQAIENRVGKNRSKMSYPWKSYYDKGISLSGSSDAPIEPFNPFLGIYAAVTRQDFNEKPKDGWKPKEKMSIAEALEIFTKGSAYQSFEEDIKGNLETGKLADFLVIDRNIKKIDKNKIKDIQVLETYVGGNLVYQK; encoded by the coding sequence ATGAAATTATTTATTAACGCAAATCTCATCTCCTCTGCTTTTGCAGAACAGAAACTGTCGAGTTTTGTTGTTAACAATAAAGGAAAAATAGTGGAAAAAGGCAAAAAAAGTAAGCTAAAAGAAAAATATCCTAAAGCTAAAATAAAAGATTTGGAAGAGAAAACAGTAATTCCCGGTTTAAATGACTCACATCTGCACTTATTTCAATATGGACTTGCAAAAAGTAAAATAGATCTTTCAGAAACAACTTCAATAAAAGAGATTCAAGAAAAAGTGAAAAATTATATTGCTAATAATGAGTTAAAAGAAAATGAATGGATTGAAGGTAAAGGTTGGAATGATGAAAATTTTGATAATCCTGCTTTTCCAACTTCTGATGACTTAGATGAAATTTCTGAAGAACATCCTATAATTTTAAAAAGAACCTGTTTTCATGTAGCAGCTGTAAATTCAAAAGCTCTGCAATTTTGTAATATAGATAAAAACACACCTGATCCTGAAGGAGGAGAATTAGGAAAAGATAATAAAGGAAAACCAAATGGTTTGCTTTATGATGAGGCTATTGAACTAATTGAAAATATGATTCCTCAAAAAGAAGTTGATGAAATAAAAAAGATTTTAAAAGAAAGTTTTAATGATGCCCTTAAAACAGGTTTAACTTCATTACAGGTAGATGATTTTTTCAATATTGAAAATCCAGAAAAAGTACTTGAAGCTTATCTAGAATTGAGAGAAAATAATGAAATCCCATTGAGAATAAACCTTCAAATGAGAATTCCTTCTAAAAAGAAAATGGATGAATTTGAAAAAAGAGGTCTAATCACTGGATATGGAGATGATTATTTTAAAATAGGTCCAGTTAAATTTGTACTTGATGGTTCACTCGGGGCCAGAACAGCAGCCCTTAAAGAACCATATAATGACAAAAAATCTACTAAAGGAAAAAAACTATATAAACAGGATAAATTTAATGAAATATGTAAATATGCAGCAGATAAAGATTTTCAGATTGCTGTCCATGCCATTGGCGATAAGGCAATTGAAATGGCTTTAACTGGTTTTGATTATGCCTATGAAAATGATCAAATTGCTACTAATAATAGGCCTATAATTGTACATGCTCAGATAAGTAATAATAATTTAAACAATGAGATGAAAAACAAAGGAATTATTGCTTCAATTCAGCCAATATTTCTCAAATCAGACTGGCAGGCAATTGAAAATCGGGTTGGCAAAAATAGAAGTAAGATGAGTTATCCCTGGAAGAGTTATTATGACAAAGGTATAAGTCTTTCTGGAAGTTCAGATGCTCCTATTGAACCTTTTAATCCCTTCTTAGGTATTTATGCAGCTGTTACAAGACAGGATTTTAATGAAAAACCTAAAGATGGCTGGAAACCAAAAGAAAAAATGAGTATAGCTGAAGCCTTAGAAATTTTTACAAAAGGCAGTGCTTACCAATCTTTTGAAGAAGATATTAAAGGCAATTTAGAAACAGGGAAGCTTGCAGATTTTCTGGTAATAGATAGAAATATTAAAAAAATTGATAAAAATAAAATAAAAGATATTCAAGTTTTAGAAACTTATGTAGGCGGAAATTTAGTATATCAAAAATAA
- the ablA gene encoding lysine 2,3-aminomutase encodes MRDYHDISLWEDVSEDEWKDWKWQVRNRITDVEDLKKVVDLTEKEEQEVTDVMGKLRMAITPYYAHLMDPQDRDCPIRMQAVPVEKELNLGEADMEDPLHEEVDSPVDNLTHRYPDRVLLLITDQCSMYCRHCTRRRFAGQKDKAVPMEQIDKAIDYIKEHDEIRDVLLSGGDALLISNDKLEEIIQKLYAIPHVEMIRIGSRTPVVMPQRITDDLVNMLKKYHPLYVNIQFNHPKEITEESAAACAKLVDNGIPVGNQTVLLKGVNSQPKTMKKLMQNLLQIRVKPYYIYQCDLSQGIEHFRTPVSRGLEIMEALRGHTSGLAVPTFVVDAPGGGGKTPLSPNYLISMAEDKIIMRNYEGKVFAYTEPGYDHNDHIAADLNEGVSELAASDRYSLDEEE; translated from the coding sequence ATGAGAGATTACCATGATATAAGTTTATGGGAAGATGTAAGTGAAGATGAATGGAAAGACTGGAAATGGCAGGTTAGAAATCGAATTACTGATGTAGAAGATCTTAAAAAAGTTGTAGATCTCACAGAAAAAGAAGAACAAGAGGTAACAGATGTAATGGGCAAATTGAGAATGGCAATAACACCTTATTATGCCCACTTAATGGATCCCCAGGACAGAGATTGTCCAATCAGAATGCAGGCTGTACCTGTTGAGAAAGAGTTAAATCTTGGTGAAGCTGATATGGAAGACCCACTTCACGAAGAAGTAGATTCACCTGTAGATAACCTAACACATCGTTATCCAGATAGAGTGCTACTACTAATTACTGACCAGTGCTCCATGTATTGCCGTCACTGTACAAGAAGAAGATTTGCCGGTCAGAAAGATAAAGCAGTACCAATGGAACAAATTGATAAAGCAATAGATTATATTAAAGAACATGACGAAATTAGAGATGTTTTATTATCTGGCGGAGATGCTTTACTCATTTCTAATGATAAGCTTGAAGAAATCATTCAAAAATTATATGCTATTCCACATGTAGAAATGATTAGAATTGGTTCCAGAACACCAGTCGTTATGCCTCAGAGAATTACTGATGATCTGGTAAACATGCTCAAAAAATATCATCCTCTATATGTAAATATTCAATTTAATCATCCAAAAGAAATCACTGAAGAATCAGCTGCTGCCTGTGCTAAGCTGGTTGACAATGGTATTCCGGTAGGCAACCAGACTGTATTATTAAAAGGTGTTAACTCCCAACCAAAAACTATGAAAAAATTAATGCAAAATTTATTGCAGATAAGAGTTAAGCCTTATTATATTTATCAATGTGACCTTTCTCAGGGAATTGAACACTTCAGAACCCCGGTTAGCCGTGGATTGGAAATAATGGAAGCCCTTCGAGGTCATACTTCAGGTTTAGCTGTTCCAACCTTTGTTGTTGACGCACCTGGTGGTGGCGGAAAAACACCTCTCAGTCCAAATTATTTAATTTCAATGGCTGAAGATAAGATTATTATGAGAAACTATGAAGGTAAGGTATTTGCTTATACAGAACCTGGTTATGATCATAATGATCATATAGCTGCAGACCTCAATGAAGGGGTAAGTGAACTGGCAGCAAGTGATAGATATTCTTTAGATGAAGAAGAATAA
- a CDS encoding sigma 54-interacting transcriptional regulator produces the protein MLKDEIEKFVNNKNLNMILDSLDEGIHIVDREGTTIAYNKKVSEIDGLEPEEVIGKNLFEVYPSLTLETSTLMQTIKTGESIEKTQQTFINTKGKRITTVNKTVPLKLSTGEMGAMEISRDITLLEELVENVSDLRAKINVGQQKSKNEKTQIKKDNNTTYTFKDIIGEDEVFKITLREAMRAAGSDSSVLLYGETGTGKELFAQSIHNASKRSDKPFIAQNCAALPKDLLEGLLFGTQKGGFTGAKSRAGLFEQANGGTILLDEINSMDLSLQAKLLRVLQEKKVRRVGGQKEKKVDVRVITTMNTHPDKAFSENKLREDLFYRLSVVYIEIPPLRKREEDISVLVDYFLEKYNQKFSKNIKEIDEKVINTFLNYSWPGNVRELQHVIESAFNMVQNENKITHEILPRYIRERLNNIDLSPVGLDCNSIKEDELPPLEEVMENLEVKLIKKSLERAEGNISEAARNLSISRQSLQYKIKKYNIKKGDF, from the coding sequence ATGTTAAAAGACGAAATAGAAAAATTTGTAAATAACAAAAATTTAAATATGATTCTGGACTCTTTAGATGAGGGGATTCATATTGTGGATAGAGAAGGTACAACTATTGCCTATAATAAAAAAGTATCTGAAATAGATGGCCTTGAACCTGAAGAAGTAATAGGAAAAAATTTATTTGAAGTATATCCTTCTTTAACTTTAGAAACAAGCACCCTGATGCAAACAATAAAAACCGGGGAATCAATAGAAAAGACTCAACAGACATTTATTAATACTAAGGGAAAAAGAATTACTACTGTTAATAAAACTGTACCCTTAAAGTTAAGTACTGGTGAGATGGGAGCAATGGAGATTTCAAGAGATATAACTCTTTTAGAAGAATTAGTAGAAAATGTAAGTGATTTAAGAGCTAAAATTAATGTAGGTCAGCAAAAATCCAAAAATGAAAAAACACAAATAAAAAAAGATAATAATACAACTTATACTTTTAAAGATATAATTGGAGAAGATGAAGTTTTTAAAATAACTTTGAGAGAAGCAATGAGAGCAGCCGGTAGTGATTCTTCAGTTTTGTTATATGGAGAAACTGGAACAGGAAAAGAACTTTTTGCTCAAAGTATTCATAATGCAAGTAAAAGGTCAGATAAGCCTTTTATTGCCCAAAATTGTGCTGCTTTACCTAAAGATTTATTAGAAGGTTTACTTTTTGGTACTCAAAAAGGCGGGTTTACCGGGGCTAAGAGTAGAGCCGGTTTATTTGAACAGGCTAATGGAGGTACAATTTTACTTGATGAAATAAATTCAATGGATCTTTCCTTACAGGCTAAGTTATTAAGAGTGCTCCAGGAAAAGAAAGTAAGAAGAGTAGGCGGCCAAAAGGAAAAGAAAGTCGATGTCAGAGTTATTACAACTATGAATACTCACCCTGATAAAGCGTTTTCAGAAAATAAACTTCGGGAAGATTTGTTTTATAGATTAAGTGTTGTTTATATTGAAATTCCTCCTCTCCGTAAAAGAGAAGAAGATATATCAGTTCTTGTTGATTATTTTCTGGAAAAATATAATCAAAAATTTTCGAAAAATATTAAAGAAATTGACGAAAAAGTGATTAATACTTTTTTAAATTATAGTTGGCCCGGTAATGTAAGAGAATTACAACATGTTATTGAAAGTGCTTTTAATATGGTGCAGAATGAAAATAAAATAACACATGAAATTCTTCCAAGATATATTAGAGAAAGATTAAATAATATAGATCTTTCACCAGTTGGTCTTGATTGTAATTCAATTAAAGAAGATGAATTACCTCCTTTAGAGGAAGTAATGGAAAATTTAGAAGTTAAACTTATAAAAAAATCTTTAGAGCGAGCTGAAGGTAATATAAGTGAAGCGGCAAGAAATTTAAGTATCTCAAGACAATCATTACAATATAAAATAAAAAAATATAATATTAAAAAGGGTGATTTTTAG
- a CDS encoding 3-hydroxybutyryl-CoA dehydrogenase, producing MKKVGVLGAGTMGSGIAQVIAQGGYQVILRDIKEEYVEKGLKGINKNLKRSVKKERITQDEMDQTLANIDTTTEVSDLADVDLVIEAVNEDMELKKKIFKELDEVTKDDAILASNTSALSITEIATVTERPDKVVGVHFFNPVPVMKLVELIKSITTSDEAFEKVESLVKELGKSPVEVNEAPGFVVNRILVPMINEAAFLLNEGVASAEDIDTAMKLGANHPIGPLALGDMIGLDVCLAIMETLYDEFGDSKYRPCPLLKKKVRANQLGRKTGEGFYSY from the coding sequence ATGAAAAAAGTTGGTGTATTAGGAGCAGGAACAATGGGGAGCGGTATTGCCCAGGTTATTGCTCAAGGTGGTTATCAGGTTATTTTACGTGATATTAAAGAAGAATATGTAGAAAAAGGTTTAAAAGGTATTAATAAGAATCTTAAAAGAAGTGTAAAAAAGGAAAGAATTACTCAGGATGAGATGGATCAAACTCTTGCAAATATTGATACTACGACTGAAGTAAGTGACTTAGCTGATGTCGATTTAGTTATTGAAGCTGTAAATGAAGATATGGAGCTTAAGAAAAAGATTTTTAAAGAATTAGATGAGGTTACAAAAGATGATGCTATTCTTGCTAGTAACACATCTGCGCTAAGTATTACAGAAATAGCTACAGTTACTGAAAGACCTGATAAAGTAGTTGGTGTTCACTTTTTCAATCCAGTACCAGTTATGAAATTAGTAGAATTAATTAAAAGTATTACAACTTCTGATGAAGCTTTTGAAAAAGTTGAATCACTGGTAAAAGAACTTGGTAAAAGTCCTGTGGAAGTAAATGAAGCTCCAGGATTTGTTGTAAATAGAATTTTAGTTCCAATGATAAATGAAGCAGCATTTCTTTTAAATGAAGGAGTGGCAAGTGCTGAAGATATTGATACTGCCATGAAATTAGGTGCCAATCATCCAATTGGACCTTTAGCCTTAGGTGATATGATAGGTCTTGATGTATGCCTTGCTATAATGGAGACCCTATATGACGAATTTGGAGATTCAAAATATAGACCGTGCCCTTTACTTAAAAAGAAAGTTAGAGCTAACCAGTTAGGTCGAAAAACTGGAGAAGGATTTTATAGTTATTAA
- a CDS encoding lysine exporter LysO family protein: MNMGLIIAFLLTGFLIGYFKFFGDWIFKLAGYITTFGLIILLASMGAKIGMDSEILNQLDQIGLQAFFMAVGSIMGSLFLVKIFSLRFEAKIEEKSKNEKLKEDKIEEESDHYMTYMIVASVIFGILIGLFFLPESLLDIMDKITTYALAALLFGVGVDLGKNKEIFAQLKNLGWQILALPFLIAVGSIVGAIIVGFFIGLASNEAAAVGAGFGWYSLSGVILSKLHSVELGSIAFLANVFRELITIISLPFVVKYFGKLTGIAPGGATTMDVTLPVIKKTAGDETVIPAFFSGAVLSILVPILVPFLIGL, from the coding sequence ATGAATATGGGACTAATAATTGCATTTTTATTAACAGGTTTTTTAATAGGATATTTTAAATTTTTTGGAGATTGGATCTTTAAATTAGCAGGTTATATAACAACTTTTGGTCTGATAATTCTTCTTGCTTCTATGGGAGCTAAAATTGGTATGGATTCTGAGATATTAAATCAGTTAGATCAGATAGGTTTACAGGCTTTTTTTATGGCTGTAGGGAGTATAATGGGGAGCCTGTTTTTAGTGAAAATTTTCAGTCTTCGTTTTGAAGCAAAAATTGAAGAAAAAAGTAAAAATGAAAAGTTAAAAGAAGATAAGATAGAAGAAGAAAGTGACCACTATATGACTTATATGATTGTAGCTTCAGTAATTTTTGGAATTTTAATTGGGCTTTTCTTTTTACCCGAAAGTTTATTGGATATTATGGATAAAATAACTACTTATGCTCTGGCTGCTCTTCTTTTTGGAGTTGGAGTAGATTTAGGTAAAAACAAAGAGATATTTGCCCAGTTAAAAAATTTAGGATGGCAAATTTTAGCTTTACCATTTTTGATTGCGGTTGGTAGTATAGTAGGTGCTATTATTGTAGGATTTTTTATAGGTCTGGCTTCAAATGAAGCTGCAGCTGTAGGAGCTGGATTTGGCTGGTACAGTCTTTCAGGAGTTATTTTGAGTAAATTACATAGTGTAGAACTTGGTTCAATAGCCTTTTTAGCTAATGTTTTCAGAGAATTAATTACAATAATTAGTCTTCCATTTGTAGTAAAATATTTTGGGAAACTTACAGGTATTGCCCCAGGTGGAGCTACTACTATGGATGTAACTTTACCTGTTATTAAAAAGACTGCGGGAGATGAAACAGTGATTCCTGCATTTTTTAGTGGAGCTGTTCTTTCTATTTTAGTTCCGATTTTGGTTCCATTTTTAATAGGTCTTTAA
- a CDS encoding enoyl-CoA hydratase-related protein — protein sequence MDFDNLKIDKKDNITEVKINRPKVLNALNSNVLKDLEKAFQKLDNDEETRVIILTGAGEKAFVAGADISEMKDKNSIQAKKFAESGHKAFNMIEKCSKPVVAAVNGFALGGGNELALACDMRFASDNAKFGQPEVGLGIIAGFGGTQRLSKIIGEAKAKEILFTAKNIGAEKAKKLGLVNEVVKQDELMNKVYEVAEDIAGNAPQAVKMTKEAVNYSRGRSIEEGISYETQAFSYCFSTEDQKNGMEAFLNKDSVEFKGE from the coding sequence ATGGATTTTGATAATTTAAAAATAGATAAAAAAGATAATATTACAGAAGTAAAAATAAACAGGCCTAAAGTACTCAATGCGCTTAATAGTAATGTATTAAAAGACTTAGAAAAAGCATTTCAAAAGCTAGATAATGATGAAGAAACAAGGGTTATTATTTTAACAGGAGCCGGTGAAAAAGCTTTTGTTGCAGGTGCAGATATTTCTGAAATGAAAGATAAAAATAGTATTCAGGCCAAAAAATTTGCTGAATCAGGACATAAAGCTTTTAATATGATTGAAAAATGTTCCAAACCGGTTGTTGCAGCAGTAAATGGTTTTGCTTTAGGTGGAGGTAATGAACTTGCCTTAGCCTGTGATATGAGATTTGCCTCTGATAATGCTAAATTTGGCCAGCCTGAAGTTGGTCTTGGAATAATTGCTGGTTTTGGAGGTACTCAACGCCTCAGTAAAATTATTGGTGAAGCAAAAGCTAAAGAAATTCTCTTTACTGCAAAAAACATTGGGGCTGAAAAAGCAAAAAAATTAGGTCTTGTTAATGAAGTTGTAAAACAGGATGAGCTTATGAATAAAGTATATGAAGTAGCTGAAGATATTGCTGGAAATGCTCCGCAGGCTGTAAAAATGACAAAAGAAGCAGTTAATTATAGTCGAGGTAGAAGTATTGAAGAGGGTATTTCTTATGAAACTCAGGCTTTTTCATATTGTTTTAGTACTGAAGACCAAAAAAATGGAATGGAAGCATTTTTGAATAAAGATTCTGTTGAATTTAAAGGTGAATAA
- a CDS encoding alanine/ornithine racemase family PLP-dependent enzyme encodes MKTPRVNIKLKNIEENANNMVEKCEKKDIKLTGVVKGSAGDLKVASAFIRGGVKSIGDSRIKNIKKLREAGFEEEMVLLRLPQLSEVEEVVEDVDITLISELKTIKALNNKAKSKGKKQGIIVMVDVGDLREGVLPDDLEEFFAQIVDLEAIDIKGIGTNVGCYGGVLPSKENTKILVDLKEKLEKEFNIKLPLISGGNTATSKLIDNDQLPEGITNFRIGEGILQGTDITHQRKIKGQNQDNFTLSAKIIELKEKPSVPKGKIGHDAFGNKPQFEDKGIRLRAILAIGRQDVKVDGLTPMLENAEIIGASSDHLLVDLTEINRNFQVGDELEFSLDYGAMLAVMTSEYVYKTYEQ; translated from the coding sequence ATGAAAACACCAAGAGTAAATATCAAATTAAAAAATATTGAAGAAAATGCAAATAATATGGTAGAAAAGTGTGAAAAAAAAGATATTAAACTAACCGGGGTTGTTAAAGGTTCGGCTGGAGATTTAAAAGTAGCTTCTGCTTTTATTAGAGGAGGAGTTAAATCAATAGGAGATTCAAGGATAAAAAATATTAAGAAATTACGGGAAGCAGGATTTGAAGAAGAAATGGTTTTACTTCGTTTACCTCAACTAAGTGAAGTTGAAGAAGTAGTTGAAGATGTAGATATTACTTTAATTAGTGAATTAAAAACGATAAAAGCTTTAAACAATAAAGCTAAAAGTAAAGGCAAAAAGCAGGGAATAATAGTTATGGTAGATGTAGGAGATTTAAGAGAAGGAGTACTACCTGATGATTTAGAAGAATTTTTTGCACAAATTGTTGATTTAGAAGCAATAGATATAAAAGGAATTGGGACAAATGTAGGTTGTTATGGAGGGGTATTACCTTCAAAAGAAAATACTAAAATTTTAGTTGATTTGAAGGAAAAATTAGAAAAAGAATTTAATATTAAATTACCATTAATTTCAGGTGGGAATACAGCTACCAGTAAATTAATTGATAATGATCAATTACCAGAGGGTATAACTAATTTTAGAATAGGTGAAGGTATATTACAGGGAACAGATATTACGCATCAAAGAAAAATAAAAGGACAAAATCAGGATAATTTCACTTTAAGTGCTAAAATTATAGAATTAAAAGAAAAACCTTCAGTGCCAAAGGGAAAAATTGGGCATGATGCCTTTGGTAATAAACCACAATTTGAAGATAAAGGAATTAGGTTAAGAGCAATTTTAGCTATAGGCAGACAGGATGTTAAAGTAGATGGTTTAACTCCAATGCTTGAAAACGCAGAGATTATTGGAGCAAGCAGTGATCATTTATTAGTTGATTTGACAGAGATAAATAGAAATTTTCAGGTTGGAGATGAATTAGAATTTAGTCTTGATTATGGGGCAATGCTTGCAGTAATGACTTCAGAGTATGTATATAAAACTTATGAACAATAA